The DNA region ACGGCGTCGACATCGACCTGGAGAACGGGCTCAACTCCACCTACATGACGCAGGCCCTGAAGTCGCTCGGGCAGAAGGCCGGTCCCGGATTCGTGCTGACCATGGCGCCGCAGACCATCGACATGCAGAACACGAACAACGAGTACTTCAAGACGGCCCTGAACGTGAAGGACATCCTCACGGTCGTCAACATGCAGTACTACAACAGCGGTTCCATGCTCGGGTGCGACGGCAAGGTCTACAGCCAGGGCAGCGTGGACTTCCTGACCGCCCTCGCCTGCATCCAGTTGGAGGGCGGGCTCGCGCCGTCCCAGGTCGGCATCGGCACCCCCGCCTCCACGCGCGGCGCCGGATCGGGCTACGTCGCCCCGTCCGTCGTGAACAACGCCCTCGACTGCCTGGCCAAGGGCACCAACTGCGGCTCCTTCAAGCCCTCCAGGACCTACCCCGGCATCAGGGGCGCGATGACCTGGTCGACCAACTGGGACGCGGCGGCCGGCAACGCGTGGTCCAACGCCGTGGGTCCGCACGTCCACGGGCTTCCGTAGGGGCTCCGGCCCTCGTCAGCCCCCTTCTTCCGCAGCGCCGCCGCTCCCCCGGCGGCGCTGCTGTGCGTGCAGGCCCCGGTGGCGTCCCGGAGGAACCCGCGCAGACGTACTAGAAGAAGCTGCCCCAGTCCTGATCCGTGATCTGCTTGACGCACAGGACCAGGAACAGCAGGCCCGCGATCGCCAGCATGCCGTTGCTCAGCCAGCCGTTGCGCCACTCGGCCGGCGTGCGCGCGGAGTTGAGCATCCAGATCAAGGTCAGGGCGAGGAACGGCATGAAGGCCGCGCCCAGCACCCCGTAGATGATGATCAGGCGGAACGGCTGGCCCTCGAAGAGCAGGATCATGGGCGGGAACGTCAGCCAGAGGAGGTAGGCGCGGAACGGCAGGGACTTCTCGCGGGCCCCGGAAGCCACCTGCTCGCCGGTGAGGGCCGTGCTGTCGGCGCCCGCCCTGCCCTTGCGGTAGTGCTCCACGAAGTCCGCGAACATCAGGCTCACGCCGTGCCAGACACCGATCAGCGACGTGAAGGACGTGGCGAGGAAGCCGATCAGGAACAGCTTGGACGTGGCCGTTCCGTACTCCTTCTCCAGGATGTCGCCGAGCTGGACCAGACCCTTGTCGCCGCTGGCGATCGCGATGTTCGCGGAGTGCAGCATCTCGGCGCCCACGAAGAGCATCGCGACGACGAAGATGCCGGTGGTGATGTACGCGACGCGGTTGTCGAGACGCATCACCTTCATCCAGCCCGTGTTGGTCCAGCCCTTGGCGTTCACCCAGTAGCCGTACGCCGCCAGCGTGATGGTGCCGCCGACGCCGCCGATCAGGCCGAGGGTGTTGAGGATCGAGTCCTTCTCGTCCGGTACGACGGGCAGCAGGCCCGCGAAGGCGTCGCCGAGGTTCGGGGTGACGCGGATCGCCAGGTACACGGTGACGACGAACATGACGCCGACGAGGACCGTCATGACCTTCTCGAAGACCGCGTACTTGTTGAACCAGACGAAGACCAGGCCGACGAGCCCGGTCAGGATCGCCCACCACTTGAGTTCCATGACGTCCGGGAACAGCGCCTGCAGCGGCAGTCCCGACGACGACATCGCGGCGGCGCCGTACACGAAGCCCCAGATCACGACGTACACGACGAAGAACCACGTGGTCCAGCGCCCGAGGCTCGTCCAGCCGTCGAAGAGGGTGCGGCCCGTGGCCAGATGCCAGCGGCCGGCCGCCTCCGCGAGGGAGATCTTCACGACGCAGCCGATGACGGCGGCCCACAGCAGGGTGTAGCCGAAGTTGCTGCCCGCGATCAGGGTCGCGACCAGGTCGCCCGCCCCCACGCCGGTGGCGGCGACGACGATGCCGGGCCCGATGTACTTCCAACTGGACTTGCGGGGCGCGGACGCCACGTCCCCGGCGGCTGCGGTGGGTTCACCCTTGGTTTCGGCCATGCGATCAAGAAAGCGCAAAGACTCCTGGTGCACAAGAGGCGCGCAGGGACGGCTCAAACGCGCCATTGACCGGAGCATGCCACGCCGCGACCATGGGCCCGCACGCCCGCACGTCGCACGGCTCAACCCCCCACCCCCACAGGAGCATTCATGCGACTCCGCATACGTGGAAAGAGATCAGCGGCCCTCGCGGCCATGCTGGCCCTCGCGGTCGCGGCGCCCCTCAGCGCCAACGCCTCCGACTCCTCGTCCCCGTCGGCCAAGAAGGCGGCCGCCGCCACCGCGGCCGACGAGAACGTCCGCCAGTACTCCATCCCGGGCCCCTCGACCCCCGCCGCCCGGACGGCGGTCGCCGCCACCGGCGTGTCCATCGACGAGGCCGACGACCACGCGGTCGTCGTCACCGCTGACGCCGCCCAGGCCAAGAAGCTGCGCGCCCTCGGGTACACCCTCAAGGTCCTGCCCGCGCCGCCCGCCCGCACCGACGGCAAGCGCGTCGAAGTACGGGACTTCCCGCCCGCCGACTCCCGCTACCACAACTACGCGGAGATGAACGCGGAGATCGACCAGCGGCTCCAGCAGTATCCGAACCTGATGAGCAAGCGCGTCATCGGCAAGACGCACCAGGGCCGCGACATCGTCGCCATCAAGATCAGCGACAACGTCGGCACGGACGAGAACGAGCCCGAGGTCCTCTTCACCCACCACCAGCACGCCCGTGAGCACCTCACGGTGGAGATGGCCCTGTACCTGATGCGCGAGCTGGGCGCCGGCTACTCCACCGACGCCCGCGTCAAGAAGGTCGTCGACTCCCGCGAGATCTGGATCGTCCCCGACCTCAACCCCGACGGCGGCGAGTACGACATCGCCACCGGGTCCTACCGCAGCTGGCGCAAGAACCGCCAGCCCAACGCCGGTTCGTCCTACGTCGGCACCGACATGAACCGCAACTGGAACTTCAAGTGGGGCTGCTGCGGCGGTTCCTCCGGCTCCACCGGCTCCGAGACCTACCGCGGCCCGCGCGCCGAGTCGGCCCCCGAGGTCAAGGTCGTCGCGGACTTCGTACGCAGCCGGGTCGTCGGCGGCAAGCAGCAGATCAAGGCCGGCATCGACTTCCACACGTACAGCGAACTGATCCTGTGGCCCTACGGCTACACGTACGCCGACACCGCCCCCGGCCTCACCCAGGACGACCGCGACGCCTTCGCCGCCGTCGGCCGCAAGATGGCCGCGAGCAACGGCTACACCCCCGAACAGTCCAGCGACCTCTACATCACCGACGGCTCCATCGACGACTGGCTCTGGGGCGACCAGAAGATCTTCGGCTACACCTTCGAGATGTACCCGCGCTCGGCCGGCGGCGGCGGTTTCTACCCGCCCGACGAGGTCATCGAACGCGAGACGTCCCGGAACCGGGACGCTGTGCTCCAGCTGCTGGAGAACGCGGACTGCATGTATCGGTCCATTGGGAAGGAGCAGCAGTACTGCTCCGGCACGTGAACCTGCCTGACGTGCGGCGTGGGGCGCCCGGTCCGGGCGCCCCACGCCCCGTACACCGTGCCGTCAAGCCTTCCTCGGTGCGTCGAGAGTGGGTGGGCCGGCGGGGAGAGCCGTGCTGTTGTCGCAGCGGTACACGTGGCGGGTGGCCATGCGCAGGGTTTCCGCAGCGAGTTCGGCGAATGCCTTGGTGTCAGAGCTGTCGGCGGAGGAGTCCGTCCGGGCATCGACGCTCACCTCGATGATGCCCGTATCGCCGTCGTCCCGGCAGTCGAGCAGCAGCGCGGCACCATGGCTCGAAGCGTATCCGTATGACTCTCCGATCGAGAGTGACACTTTGCCAGGAGACTTGGACTCCTTCCTGACTCTTTTCCTAGCGTCGTCGGCCGCCATGATCTCGAGGGAGGGTTCGTTGAAGTGACGGTTGTACTCAACCCTTATCCGCTGGCCCCCGCCGGTGAAGGTGCAGGTCGGAGGCGCCTCACCGGAGCGGAAAGCCGTACCGAACCCAGTTCCGTTGATGTACTCGAAGTACCTCTTCCCGCTCTTCGGTAGGATCTGGGCGGCGGCCTTCGCGGGCAACGATCCATCGCACACCCGGGCTGGAACTGAGACCGCGGTTTCATCGGATGGCCAGAGCTGCCACGCGGCGACTCCCACGAAGACAGCCACTGCAGCTGAACCAGCACCCCACCAGGATTTCCTCATCCGGCGCCGCCTTCACCCCGAGTCTCAAGCCTGTAGAAGACCTGGATGTCCTTTTGCGCAGCATCAGCCAGTGTTGTCGCCTTGCGCTCTGAGTAGCCCTGCTCGATGGCGGCACGATGGGTTGCGTGGAACACTGCCTTGCCGGACTCCTCGAGGTGATCATTCAGGAAATCTTCCCTTTCCTGACCTGCGACTTCACTCGAATCCCGAGTGTATTTCTCGACGACGGACTCACGAGCGTCCTCGGCGATCCAGCTGACCGCATCACCGACAACCGGAAACTTGTTGGCTCCGAGGTCAATGACGCGCCCTGCCCACTTGTC from Streptomyces flavofungini includes:
- a CDS encoding chitinase, translated to MDRARRTRSALVGGLAALGLAIAGLATGGAANADATPGAKDAGSRTSAGAQAAVPGARAVPKHAVTGYWQNFNNGATVQKLSQVQDQYDIIAVAFADATGTPGQVTFNLDSAGLGGYTVDQFKADIKAKKAAGKSVIISVGGERGAVAVNSSAAATNFANSVHSLMREYGFDGVDIDLENGLNSTYMTQALKSLGQKAGPGFVLTMAPQTIDMQNTNNEYFKTALNVKDILTVVNMQYYNSGSMLGCDGKVYSQGSVDFLTALACIQLEGGLAPSQVGIGTPASTRGAGSGYVAPSVVNNALDCLAKGTNCGSFKPSRTYPGIRGAMTWSTNWDAAAGNAWSNAVGPHVHGLP
- a CDS encoding Nramp family divalent metal transporter, which gives rise to MAETKGEPTAAAGDVASAPRKSSWKYIGPGIVVAATGVGAGDLVATLIAGSNFGYTLLWAAVIGCVVKISLAEAAGRWHLATGRTLFDGWTSLGRWTTWFFVVYVVIWGFVYGAAAMSSSGLPLQALFPDVMELKWWAILTGLVGLVFVWFNKYAVFEKVMTVLVGVMFVVTVYLAIRVTPNLGDAFAGLLPVVPDEKDSILNTLGLIGGVGGTITLAAYGYWVNAKGWTNTGWMKVMRLDNRVAYITTGIFVVAMLFVGAEMLHSANIAIASGDKGLVQLGDILEKEYGTATSKLFLIGFLATSFTSLIGVWHGVSLMFADFVEHYRKGRAGADSTALTGEQVASGAREKSLPFRAYLLWLTFPPMILLFEGQPFRLIIIYGVLGAAFMPFLALTLIWMLNSARTPAEWRNGWLSNGMLAIAGLLFLVLCVKQITDQDWGSFF
- a CDS encoding M14 family metallopeptidase, with the protein product MRLRIRGKRSAALAAMLALAVAAPLSANASDSSSPSAKKAAAATAADENVRQYSIPGPSTPAARTAVAATGVSIDEADDHAVVVTADAAQAKKLRALGYTLKVLPAPPARTDGKRVEVRDFPPADSRYHNYAEMNAEIDQRLQQYPNLMSKRVIGKTHQGRDIVAIKISDNVGTDENEPEVLFTHHQHAREHLTVEMALYLMRELGAGYSTDARVKKVVDSREIWIVPDLNPDGGEYDIATGSYRSWRKNRQPNAGSSYVGTDMNRNWNFKWGCCGGSSGSTGSETYRGPRAESAPEVKVVADFVRSRVVGGKQQIKAGIDFHTYSELILWPYGYTYADTAPGLTQDDRDAFAAVGRKMAASNGYTPEQSSDLYITDGSIDDWLWGDQKIFGYTFEMYPRSAGGGGFYPPDEVIERETSRNRDAVLQLLENADCMYRSIGKEQQYCSGT